A genomic region of Candidatus Tanganyikabacteria bacterium contains the following coding sequences:
- a CDS encoding 50S ribosomal protein L24, with product MHLKKGDTVVVLSGRSKDQGGDRGKTGEVTKVLPKEGKAVVQGINVRTRHTKPSMTNPQGGRIQTEMPIDVSKLMVVCPACSKPTRIKKVQVEGKNARACKRCNEQILDKKEG from the coding sequence ATGCATCTCAAGAAGGGCGACACGGTCGTGGTCCTCTCCGGCAGGAGCAAGGATCAGGGCGGCGATCGCGGCAAGACCGGCGAAGTCACCAAGGTGCTCCCCAAGGAGGGGAAAGCGGTGGTCCAGGGGATCAACGTCAGGACCCGGCACACCAAGCCGAGCATGACCAATCCCCAAGGCGGCCGCATCCAGACCGAAATGCCGATAGACGTCAGCAAGCTCATGGTCGTTTGCCCGGCCTGCAGCAAGCCCACCCGCATCAAGAAGGTGCAGGTCGAGGGCAAGAACGCGCGGGCCTGCAAGCGCTGCAACGAGCAAATCCTCGACAAGAAGGAGGGCTAG
- the rplB gene encoding 50S ribosomal protein L2, whose protein sequence is MGLKNRKPTTPGSRGMSLSTFEELTATTPEKSLLQPLQKHGGRNNQGKLTARFRGGGHKRAYRVIDFKRDKENVPARVMTIEYDPNRNARIALLFYADGEKRYIIAPLGLEIGQTVTNGADSEPRVGNALPLKAIPLGTTVHNIELKLGRGGQLCRSAGAGAQIMAKEGEYVTVKLPSGEMRMVHQNCHATIGQVGNIDAKNMAVGKAGRMRWLGKKPHNRGVVMNACDHPHGGGEGKSPIGGKPQTPWGKPAMGYKTRRGSRPSDKFIVKRRGK, encoded by the coding sequence ATGGGCCTCAAGAATCGCAAACCCACTACCCCGGGCAGCCGCGGGATGAGCCTCTCGACCTTCGAGGAGCTGACCGCGACCACGCCCGAGAAGTCGTTGCTGCAGCCGCTGCAGAAGCACGGCGGCCGCAACAACCAGGGCAAGCTCACCGCCCGGTTCCGCGGCGGCGGCCATAAGCGGGCGTACCGCGTCATCGACTTCAAGCGCGACAAGGAAAACGTGCCGGCGCGGGTCATGACCATCGAGTACGACCCCAACCGCAACGCCCGCATCGCCCTGCTCTTCTACGCCGACGGCGAGAAGCGCTACATCATCGCGCCCCTGGGACTCGAGATCGGCCAGACCGTGACCAACGGCGCCGACTCCGAGCCCCGGGTGGGTAACGCGTTGCCGCTCAAGGCCATCCCCCTGGGCACCACGGTCCACAACATCGAGCTCAAGCTCGGGCGCGGCGGGCAGCTATGCCGGTCGGCCGGCGCCGGCGCCCAGATCATGGCCAAGGAAGGCGAGTACGTCACCGTCAAGCTCCCCTCCGGCGAGATGCGGATGGTGCACCAGAACTGCCACGCCACCATCGGCCAGGTCGGCAACATCGACGCCAAGAACATGGCCGTCGGCAAGGCCGGCCGGATGCGCTGGCTGGGCAAGAAGCCGCACAACCGCGGCGTCGTGATGAACGCCTGCGACCACCCGCACGGCGGCGGCGAGGGCAAGAGCCCCATCGGCGGGAAGCCGCAGACTCCCTGGGGCAAGCCCGCGATGGGTTACAAGACCCGGCGCGGCTCGCGGCCCAGCGACAAGTTCATCGTCAAGCGGAGGGGGAAGTAA
- a CDS encoding type Z 30S ribosomal protein S14, protein MAKTSMINKSNRKPKFSIRRHNRCARCGRPRGYYRDFGICRICLRQMAHKGELPGVAKSSW, encoded by the coding sequence ATGGCTAAGACCTCGATGATCAACAAGTCGAATCGGAAGCCGAAATTCTCGATTCGCCGCCACAACCGCTGCGCCAGGTGCGGGCGTCCCCGCGGCTACTACCGCGACTTCGGGATTTGCCGCATCTGCTTGCGGCAGATGGCCCACAAGGGCGAACTGCCCGGCGTGGCCAAGTCGAGCTGGTAA
- the rplE gene encoding 50S ribosomal protein L5 has protein sequence MPRLKDKYQSEVAPALEKEFNYTNKMAIPRVAKVVLNIGLGEAIQTPKAVDTAVADLATIAGQRPIVNKAKKSIATFKLRAGMSIGASVTLRGTRMYEFLDKLMNLALPRIRDFRGVNHKSFDGRGNYSLGIKEQLIFPEIDYDKVDKIRGMDITIVTTANTDEEARALLKLMGMPFKTEKAQQQPKTEAANG, from the coding sequence ATGCCGCGCCTGAAAGACAAGTACCAGAGCGAGGTCGCTCCGGCTCTCGAGAAGGAATTCAACTACACCAACAAAATGGCGATCCCCAGGGTCGCCAAGGTGGTGCTCAACATCGGCCTGGGCGAGGCCATCCAGACCCCCAAGGCGGTCGACACCGCCGTGGCCGATCTGGCCACGATCGCCGGCCAGCGGCCGATCGTCAACAAGGCCAAGAAGTCCATCGCGACGTTCAAGCTCCGCGCCGGCATGAGCATCGGCGCCAGCGTCACGCTGCGCGGCACCCGCATGTACGAGTTCCTCGACAAGCTGATGAACCTGGCGCTGCCCCGCATCCGCGACTTCCGCGGCGTCAACCACAAGAGCTTCGATGGCCGCGGCAACTACTCGCTGGGCATCAAGGAGCAGCTCATCTTCCCGGAAATCGACTACGACAAGGTCGACAAGATCCGGGGGATGGACATCACCATCGTGACCACCGCCAACACCGATGAAGAGGCCCGGGCCCTGCTGAAGCTCATGGGAATGCCCTTCAAGACGGAGAAGGCCCAGCAGCAGCCGAAGACGGAGGCCGCCAATGGCTAA
- a CDS encoding 50S ribosomal protein L3 — protein sequence MALGILGQKLGMTQIFDEKDQAVPVTVVAAGPCIVTQVKTKEKDGYNAVQIGFGQTKAKSLAKGEQGHLKPAGKLLRHLREFRLDDVSQFAVGQEIKADLFSAGQTIDVVGHSIGKGFQGMQRRWHAGRGPMAHGSKFHRHPGSIGAGTTPSRVYKGASMPGRLGNERVTVRKLTVVRVDAGKNLLLIKGAVPGVEGGLLIVRPAKKVGR from the coding sequence ATGGCCCTCGGAATCCTAGGCCAGAAGCTGGGGATGACCCAGATCTTCGACGAGAAGGACCAGGCCGTGCCCGTCACCGTCGTGGCGGCCGGTCCGTGCATCGTCACCCAGGTCAAGACGAAAGAGAAGGACGGCTACAACGCCGTCCAGATCGGCTTTGGCCAGACCAAGGCCAAGAGCCTCGCCAAGGGCGAGCAGGGGCACCTCAAGCCCGCCGGCAAGTTGCTGCGCCACCTGCGCGAGTTCCGCCTCGACGACGTGTCGCAGTTCGCCGTCGGCCAGGAGATCAAGGCCGACCTGTTCTCCGCCGGGCAGACCATCGACGTGGTCGGCCACAGCATCGGCAAGGGGTTCCAGGGCATGCAGCGCCGGTGGCACGCGGGTCGCGGCCCCATGGCGCACGGCTCCAAGTTCCATCGCCACCCCGGCTCCATCGGCGCCGGCACGACGCCCAGCCGCGTCTACAAGGGCGCTTCGATGCCCGGCCGGCTGGGCAACGAACGCGTCACGGTCCGCAAGCTCACCGTGGTCCGCGTCGACGCGGGCAAGAACCTGCTGCTCATCAAGGGCGCGGTTCCGGGCGTCGAGGGCGGCCTGCTGATCGTGCGTCCCGCGAAGAAGGTCGGGAGGTAG
- the rpsH gene encoding 30S ribosomal protein S8 yields MPVTDPIADMLTHIRNANIAFKPECEMPASKVKAEIARVLKEEGYVAGFEPVSDEAGHPRLRLTLKYSGEKRRSRVITGIKRVSKPGLRVYASKSELPRVLGGLGIAIVSTPKGIMTDRAARKAGVGGEVLAYVW; encoded by the coding sequence ATGCCAGTAACCGATCCTATCGCCGACATGCTCACGCACATCCGGAACGCCAACATCGCGTTCAAGCCGGAGTGCGAGATGCCGGCCTCCAAGGTCAAGGCCGAGATCGCCCGCGTGCTCAAGGAAGAGGGCTACGTGGCCGGCTTCGAGCCGGTCTCCGATGAGGCCGGCCATCCGCGCCTGCGCCTCACGCTCAAGTACAGCGGCGAGAAGCGTCGCAGCCGGGTCATCACCGGCATCAAGCGCGTCTCCAAGCCGGGGCTGCGCGTGTATGCGAGCAAGAGCGAGCTGCCCCGCGTGCTGGGGGGCCTCGGCATCGCCATCGTCAGCACCCCCAAGGGGATCATGACCGACCGCGCGGCCCGCAAGGCCGGCGTGGGCGGCGAAGTCCTCGCCTACGTATGGTGA
- the rpsJ gene encoding 30S ribosomal protein S10, with translation MEGKIRIRLKAYDHRLIDQATEKIVETAKRTGAEVVGPIPLPTRKRIYCVLRSPHVDKKSREHFEIRTHKRLIDIVNPQQKTVDALMRLDLAAGVDIEVKL, from the coding sequence ATGGAAGGCAAGATTCGCATCCGCCTGAAGGCGTACGACCACAGGCTGATTGACCAGGCCACCGAGAAGATCGTCGAGACGGCCAAGCGCACCGGCGCCGAAGTCGTCGGGCCGATCCCCCTGCCGACCCGCAAGCGCATCTACTGCGTGCTGCGGAGCCCGCATGTGGACAAGAAGTCGCGAGAGCACTTCGAGATTCGCACCCACAAGCGGCTGATCGACATCGTCAATCCGCAGCAGAAGACGGTGGACGCGCTCATGCGGCTCGACCTGGCCGCCGGAGTGGACATCGAGGTCAAGCTGTAG
- the rplD gene encoding 50S ribosomal protein L4: MATVTLFNAKGDKVKDLDVADSIFGIVPNVHEMHRHLVRQLANNRAGTHSTLTRSEVSGGGKKPWRQKGTGRARSGSTRSPLWRTGGVVFGPKPRSYEKDLPRKIRRLAIKSALATRKDAVVAIESFDLPEIKTKAAVALLEKLGAVGKVVILLDERNANLELSVRNLPDVKVILATQFGQNLNVKDILRSDKIVATQAALTRISEVFA, translated from the coding sequence ATGGCCACCGTCACGCTATTCAACGCCAAGGGCGACAAGGTCAAGGATCTCGACGTCGCCGACAGCATCTTCGGCATCGTTCCCAACGTGCACGAGATGCACCGCCACCTGGTCCGGCAACTGGCCAACAATCGCGCCGGCACGCACAGCACGCTGACCCGCAGCGAAGTCTCGGGCGGCGGCAAGAAGCCGTGGCGCCAGAAGGGCACCGGCCGCGCCCGCTCCGGCTCGACCCGCAGCCCGCTGTGGCGCACCGGCGGCGTCGTGTTCGGCCCCAAGCCCCGCAGCTACGAAAAGGATCTGCCGCGCAAAATCCGGCGCCTGGCCATCAAGAGCGCCCTTGCGACCCGGAAGGACGCGGTGGTGGCCATCGAGAGCTTCGACCTGCCCGAGATCAAGACCAAGGCCGCGGTCGCCCTGCTCGAGAAGCTGGGCGCGGTAGGCAAGGTGGTGATCCTGCTCGACGAGCGCAACGCCAACCTCGAGCTGTCCGTCCGCAACCTGCCGGACGTCAAGGTCATCCTGGCGACCCAGTTCGGCCAGAACCTCAACGTCAAGGACATCCTCCGCAGCGACAAGATAGTCGCGACGCAGGCCGCCCTGACTCGCATTTCGGAGGTGTTCGCGTAA
- the rplF gene encoding 50S ribosomal protein L6: protein MSRIGKRPIDLEVEVTEGEKKTKVAVSATIDGNTVTIKGPRGTLTRTLRPEVGVTLENGSLLVTRRGNDKQARSLHGLSRTLVANMVDGVAKGFSKTLEIVGVGYRPSLQGKKLVLNLGYSHPIEIEPPEGIEFAVEEKANRVHVRGIDKQLVGDIAADIRFKRPPEPYKGKGVKYQGEVIRRKAGKAGGKKK, encoded by the coding sequence ATGAGTCGTATCGGAAAGCGCCCCATCGACCTGGAAGTCGAGGTCACCGAGGGCGAGAAGAAGACGAAGGTCGCCGTGTCCGCCACGATCGACGGCAACACCGTGACGATCAAGGGCCCCAGGGGCACGCTTACGCGCACGCTCCGGCCCGAGGTCGGAGTCACGCTCGAAAACGGCAGCCTGCTGGTCACCCGCCGCGGCAACGACAAGCAGGCGCGGAGCCTCCACGGCCTCTCGCGCACGCTGGTCGCCAACATGGTCGACGGCGTCGCCAAGGGCTTCTCCAAGACCCTCGAAATCGTCGGCGTCGGCTACCGCCCCTCGCTGCAAGGCAAGAAACTGGTGCTCAACCTGGGCTACAGCCACCCGATCGAAATCGAGCCCCCCGAGGGCATCGAGTTCGCGGTCGAGGAGAAGGCCAACCGCGTCCACGTGAGGGGCATCGACAAGCAACTGGTCGGCGACATCGCCGCGGACATCCGCTTCAAGCGGCCGCCCGAGCCGTACAAGGGCAAGGGCGTGAAGTACCAGGGCGAGGTCATCAGGCGCAA
- the rplP gene encoding 50S ribosomal protein L16 → MLMPKRTKFRKQQRGRMTGTETRGAAVHFGDFGLQALEPAWITSRQIEAARRAMSRSIRRGGQIWIRIFPDKPVTARPAETRMGSGKGAPEFWVAVVKPGRILFEINGVDETTAREAMRLAGHKLPIQTKFVTREGLSEADIAAHKAAALAAGPIEEEPVTAAAPAPEATTNA, encoded by the coding sequence ATGCTCATGCCTAAGCGGACCAAGTTCCGCAAACAGCAGCGCGGCCGCATGACGGGCACCGAGACCCGCGGCGCCGCCGTCCACTTCGGCGACTTCGGCCTGCAGGCCCTCGAGCCGGCCTGGATCACCTCCCGGCAGATAGAAGCGGCCCGCCGGGCGATGAGCCGCAGCATCCGCCGCGGCGGCCAGATCTGGATCCGGATCTTCCCGGACAAGCCGGTCACCGCCCGCCCCGCCGAGACCCGCATGGGCTCGGGCAAGGGCGCCCCGGAGTTCTGGGTGGCCGTGGTAAAGCCGGGCCGCATCCTCTTCGAGATCAACGGCGTCGACGAGACGACCGCCCGGGAGGCCATGCGCCTGGCCGGCCACAAACTGCCGATCCAGACCAAGTTCGTCACCCGTGAAGGGCTCAGCGAGGCGGACATCGCCGCGCACAAGGCGGCCGCCCTGGCCGCCGGCCCGATCGAGGAAGAGCCCGTGACCGCCGCCGCGCCGGCGCCGGAGGCGACGACCAATGCCTAA
- the rpsQ gene encoding 30S ribosomal protein S17, with amino-acid sequence MPQREIIGQVVSDKMDKTIVVAVETRHPHDRYGKIVRRTNKFKAHDEENAARTGDTVRIGEHRPLSAQKRWRLLEILERAK; translated from the coding sequence ATGCCGCAACGCGAAATCATCGGCCAGGTCGTCAGCGACAAGATGGACAAGACCATCGTCGTCGCGGTCGAGACCCGGCATCCCCACGACCGGTACGGCAAGATCGTCCGGCGGACCAACAAGTTCAAGGCGCACGACGAAGAAAACGCCGCTCGCACGGGTGACACCGTGCGCATCGGCGAACACCGGCCGCTTTCGGCCCAGAAGCGTTGGCGCCTGCTCGAGATTCTGGAGAGGGCGAAATGA
- the rpsS gene encoding 30S ribosomal protein S19, translated as MSRSLKKGPFVEERLLKRVETMNNQKDKRVIKTWSRASTIVPTMIGHTIAVYNGRKHVPIYITENMIGHKMGEFAPTRLYRGHGGSEKSR; from the coding sequence ATGTCGCGTAGCCTCAAGAAGGGCCCGTTCGTCGAGGAGCGTCTCCTCAAGCGGGTCGAGACCATGAACAACCAGAAGGACAAGCGGGTCATCAAGACCTGGTCCCGGGCAAGCACCATCGTGCCCACGATGATCGGCCACACGATCGCCGTGTACAACGGCCGCAAGCACGTGCCCATCTACATCACGGAGAACATGATCGGCCACAAGATGGGCGAATTCGCGCCCACGCGGCTCTACCGCGGCCACGGCGGTTCGGAGAAGTCGAGGTAA
- the rpmC gene encoding 50S ribosomal protein L29: protein MPKTTVKYADLLAKSSEELKAELKAAKEELFQLRFQLAIKQLENTARIGEVRNRIAQLSSALRQSELGAKGA, encoded by the coding sequence ATGCCTAAGACCACGGTGAAGTACGCGGACCTGCTCGCCAAGAGCTCGGAAGAGCTCAAGGCCGAGCTCAAGGCCGCCAAGGAGGAGCTGTTCCAGCTCCGGTTCCAGCTCGCCATCAAGCAGCTCGAGAACACCGCCAGGATCGGCGAGGTTCGCAACCGCATCGCCCAGCTCAGCTCGGCGCTGCGCCAGAGCGAACTCGGGGCGAAGGGGGCGTAA
- the rplW gene encoding 50S ribosomal protein L23, with product MQDLYTVIKRPLITEKNTVLGEQHKYCFEINREANKIDVKRAIEMLFKVEVKDVNVTNYRGQDKRISVRTARRGRTPDTKKAFVTLKEGHHIDFYGGGAPHEHEHQPAEKAAEA from the coding sequence ATGCAGGATCTTTACACGGTCATCAAGCGGCCGCTGATCACCGAGAAGAACACGGTGCTCGGCGAGCAGCACAAGTACTGCTTCGAGATCAACCGCGAAGCCAACAAGATAGACGTCAAGCGGGCGATCGAGATGCTCTTCAAGGTCGAGGTCAAGGACGTCAACGTCACGAACTACCGCGGCCAGGACAAGCGCATCAGCGTACGCACCGCCCGGCGCGGCCGGACTCCCGACACCAAGAAGGCGTTCGTGACGCTCAAGGAGGGCCACCACATCGACTTCTACGGCGGCGGCGCTCCGCACGAGCACGAGCACCAGCCGGCGGAAAAGGCGGCGGAGGCGTAG
- the rpsC gene encoding 30S ribosomal protein S3 — translation MGQKIHPYGLRLGIINPWKSRWYAGKKEYRANLAEDWKLRRFIKRRLFSAGISDIQIERKAQAVEVTIYTAKPGVVVGRGGQGIDQLRKDLAHQTGKKVQINIQEITKIDMDSTLVAENVASQLEKRIAFRRAMKQAMQRAIKAGAQGIKIMVAGRLGGAEIARCEWNREGRIPLHTLRADIDYGTAEAKTVYGVIGVKVWIYRGEILPQERQEKGAGSHAHA, via the coding sequence ATGGGACAGAAAATCCATCCGTACGGCCTCCGGTTGGGGATCATCAATCCCTGGAAGTCCCGGTGGTACGCCGGCAAGAAGGAGTATCGCGCCAACCTGGCCGAGGACTGGAAGCTCCGCCGCTTCATCAAGCGCAGGCTCTTCTCGGCGGGCATCTCGGACATCCAGATCGAGCGCAAGGCCCAGGCGGTCGAGGTCACGATCTACACGGCCAAGCCTGGCGTGGTGGTCGGCCGCGGCGGCCAGGGCATCGATCAGCTCCGCAAGGATCTCGCCCACCAAACCGGCAAGAAGGTCCAGATCAACATCCAGGAAATCACCAAGATCGACATGGACTCGACGCTGGTCGCCGAGAACGTCGCGTCGCAGCTAGAAAAGCGCATCGCCTTCCGGCGTGCGATGAAGCAGGCGATGCAGCGGGCCATCAAGGCCGGCGCCCAGGGCATCAAGATCATGGTCGCCGGGCGCCTGGGCGGCGCCGAAATCGCGCGCTGCGAATGGAACCGCGAGGGCCGCATCCCGCTGCACACGCTGCGGGCGGACATCGACTACGGCACCGCGGAAGCCAAGACCGTCTACGGCGTCATCGGCGTCAAGGTCTGGATCTACCGCGGCGAGATCCTCCCGCAGGAGCGGCAAGAGAAGGGAGCAGGCAGCCATGCTCATGCCTAA
- the rplN gene encoding 50S ribosomal protein L14, producing the protein MIQPQTRLAVADNTGARELMCIRVLGGSNRRYANIGDVIVAVVKDAAPNMPVKKSEIVKAVVVRSKHGLRRSDGSYIKFDENAAVIITKDNNPRGTRVFGPIARELRDKNYMKIISLAPEVI; encoded by the coding sequence ATGATCCAGCCGCAAACTCGTCTGGCGGTTGCCGACAACACCGGGGCGCGGGAGCTCATGTGCATCCGCGTGCTGGGCGGCTCCAATCGCCGCTACGCCAACATCGGCGACGTCATCGTCGCGGTGGTCAAGGACGCCGCGCCGAACATGCCGGTCAAGAAGTCCGAAATAGTCAAGGCCGTGGTCGTGCGCAGCAAGCACGGCCTGCGGCGCAGCGACGGCAGCTACATCAAGTTCGACGAGAACGCCGCCGTCATCATCACCAAGGACAACAATCCGCGCGGCACGCGCGTGTTCGGCCCCATCGCGAGGGAACTTCGTGACAAGAACTACATGAAGATCATCTCGCTGGCGCCGGAAGTCATCTAA
- the rplV gene encoding 50S ribosomal protein L22: protein MSPRKARRAIDLIRGKQVEEARLILNFLNLRAAKTVLKVLDSAVANAEHNKNLNRRDLVVKKAFVDGGPVLKRFQPHAQGRAFPIKKRTSHITVVVGK, encoded by the coding sequence ATGAGCCCCCGCAAGGCCCGCCGGGCCATCGATCTCATCCGCGGCAAGCAGGTCGAGGAAGCCCGGCTGATCCTCAACTTCCTCAACCTCCGTGCCGCCAAGACCGTGCTCAAGGTGCTGGACAGCGCCGTGGCGAACGCCGAGCACAATAAAAACCTCAACCGCCGCGACCTGGTGGTCAAGAAGGCCTTCGTCGACGGCGGGCCGGTCCTCAAGCGGTTCCAGCCGCATGCCCAGGGCCGCGCGTTCCCCATCAAGAAGCGCACCAGCCACATCACCGTCGTGGTCGGAAAGTAA